One window of the Trifolium pratense cultivar HEN17-A07 linkage group LG2, ARS_RC_1.1, whole genome shotgun sequence genome contains the following:
- the LOC123905054 gene encoding NAC transcription factor 29-like: protein MESRTCSELPPGFRFHPTDEELIVYYLCNQATSQPCPASIIPEVDIYKFDPWELPDKSDFGENEWYFFSPRERKYPNGVRPNRATVSGYWKATGTDKSIFSGSNHIGVKKALVFYKGRPPKGIKTDWIMHEYRLIGSRKQSNRQIGSMRLDDWVLCRIYKKKNITKSLETNEDYTTNQMNMTQTNDDSEQELVKFPRTCSLTNLLEMDYLGPISQILSDGSYNSTFEFQINTAHGGLMDPFVKSQMVEMPKNNPYEGDLEKYHVKQNSSLGNQVFYQRE from the exons ATGGAAAGTAGAACTTGCTCTGAACTCCCACCTGGATTTAGGTTTCATCCAACTGATGAAGAATTAATTGTTTACTACCTTTGTAACCAAGCAACATCACAACCATGTCCTGCATCTATCATTCCAGAAGTTGATATCTATAAATTTGATCCATGGGAATTACCag ATAAATCAGATTTTGGAGAAAATGAATGGTATTTTTTTAGTCCAAGAGAGAGAAAATATCCAAATGGGGTTAGACCAAACAGAGCAACTGTTTCTGGGTATTGGAAAGCAACTGGAACAGATAAATCAATATTTAGTGGTTCTAACCATATTGGGGTTAAGAAAGCTTTGGTTTTTTACAAAGGTAGACCACCAAAGGGAATAAAAACAGATTGGATTATGCATGAATATAGGTTAATTGGATCAAGAAAACAATCCAATAGACAAATTGGATCCATGAGG CTAGATGATTGGGTGTTATGTAGAAtctataagaagaaaaacatcACAAAATCATTGGAGACAAATGAGGACTACACAACAAACCAAATGAATATGACACAAACAAATGATGATAGTGAACAAGAATTGGTGAAATTTCCAAGGACATGTTCTCTTACTAATCTTTTGGAAATGGATTATTTGGGACCAATATCACAAATATTATCAGATGGATCATATAATTCAacttttgaatttcaaattaatacTGCACATGGTGGATTAATGGACCCATTTGTAAAATCACAAATGGTTGAAATGCCTAAAAACAACCCTTATGAAGGTGATTTAGAGAAATACCATGTGAAACAAAATAGCAGCCTTGGGAACCAAGTATTTTATCAAAGGGAATAG